The following is a genomic window from Syntrophales bacterium.
AAATGGGATCGCAGTAGTTACCGTCAATCGTCCTGAATGTCTAAATGCTCTTAATAGCGAGGTTCTTTCTGAGCTATACCAAATGTTCGTCCACATTGAGAAAGACCCGGAGGTAAGGGTCATTATCCTAACCGGCAGCGGGGATAAAGCCTTCATCGCTGGTGCTGATATTCTGGAAATGTCCGATCAAGATAGCGTAACCATAGAAAATTTTATTGTAAATGGAAGAATGGCTTTAGATAAAATTTATAATATCAATAAACCGGTTATCGCTGCCATTAACGGTTATGCCTTTGGAGGTGGAAATGAAGTAGCCCTTTGCTGTGATCTAAGAATTGCCTCTGAAAATGCCAAATTCGGGCAATTGGAAATAAACCTGGGAATTGTTCCTGGCGGCGGATCTATACAAAGGCTTACAAGGTTAATCGGCATGACCAAAGCTAAAGAAATAGTCTACACCGGGGACATAATTGATGCTGAAACCGCCCTTAAAATCGGTTTTA
Proteins encoded in this region:
- a CDS encoding enoyl-CoA hydratase-related protein — protein: MDYKYLLLTKENGIAVVTVNRPECLNALNSEVLSELYQMFVHIEKDPEVRVIILTGSGDKAFIAGADILEMSDQDSVTIENFIVNGRMALDKIYNINKPVIAAINGYAFGGGNEVALCCDLRIASENAKFGQLEINLGIVPGGGSIQRLTRLIGMTKAKEIVYTGDIIDAETALKIGFINNVVPQDKLMNEAKALANKLISKSGVTLAYIKKCFNTGADLSLSAGLDLDESYFARCFSTYDQKEGMKAFLEKRKPGFKNK